In Lotus japonicus ecotype B-129 chromosome 5, LjGifu_v1.2, one genomic interval encodes:
- the LOC130717476 gene encoding protein FAR-RED IMPAIRED RESPONSE 1-like isoform X2 has protein sequence MYGMKEMWATAFMRDKFFAGIRTTSMCEGINSFIKSYVQCKNSLIDFIHNFERAVKEYRHNELVADFNTMYTEPLPTTSLGYIERGFSHKLTRSMFNEVKTQIQYVGGLNIIQRTEVNDVVMVKMNKALYERREYVVLYDKNSSKFVCDCGHFEYYGIPCSHMICAMRNERLAEVPDSLICKRWSRTAKVDYMNQINDTVTGNDSKKLAMLRRGVLSAACNILSEIACENVNDFSQVLQDIYKLADSVQRRRVGNKTIRTGPFLIGDPTVVITKGRKKKGGKKTRLCSRCRMPGHTIRTCPEMREGQGVGSHDTAMSDSSVELDDVDEVLPYNVTMPGVSSLEVAGKGKGKEYFHPGMNIMDGFTLPSYPGIRICEPGSSTQVPTVSVNVFLKGIKFCLPRLCFQIL, from the exons ATGTATGGGATGAAAGAAATGTGGGCAACTGCATTTATGAGGGACAAATTCTTTGCAGGCATAAGAACCACGTCAATGTGTGAAGGGATCAATTCATTCATCAAGAGCTATGTTCAATGTAAAAACAGTTTGATTGATTTCATTCATAATTTTGAGAGGGCTGTGAAGGAGTACCGACACAATGAGTTAGTTGCTGATTTTAACACAATGTATACAGAACCTTTGCCCACTACTTCCCTTGGTTATATTGAGCGAGGTTTCTCCCATAAATTGACAAGGAGCATGTTCAATGAAGTTAAAACTCAGATTCAATATGTGGGTGGCTTAAATATTATCCAAAGGACTGAGGTCAATGATGTGGTGATGGTGAAGATGAACAAGGCTTTGTATGAAAGGCGTGAGTATGTGGTGTTATATGACAAGAATTCTTCAAAGTTTGTGTGTGATTGTGGTCACTTTGAGTATTATGGAATTCCTTGTTCTCACATGATATGTGCAATGAGAAATGAGAGACTGGCTGAAGTTCCTGATAGTCTTATTTGTAAACGGTGGTCAAGGACGGCTAAGGTGGACTACATGAATCAGATTAATGACACTGTTACTGGCAATGATTCAAAGAAATTGGCGATGTTAAGGAGGGGTGTGCTTTCTGCTGCTTGCAACATACTAAGTGAAATAGCTTGTGAGAATGTGAATGATTTCTCTCAAGTCTTGCAGGACATATATAAGTTGGCTGACAGTGTTCAAAGGCGTAGGGTGGGAAACAAAACCATCCGCACTGGACCATTCTTGATTGGTGATCCCACTGTGGTGATCACAAAGGGGCGCAAGAAGAAAGGTGGGAAAAAGACAAGGTTATGCTCAAGATGCAGAATGCCTGGTCATACAATTCGCACATGCCCGGAAATGCGTGAAGGTCAAGGAGTTGGTTCCCACGACACTGCTATGAGTGATTCATCTGTGGAGCTTGATGAT GTTGATGAGGTATTGCCATATAATGTAACTATGCCTGGAGTCTCCTCACTTGAAGTTGCTGGAAAAGGCAAAGGCAAG GAGTAttttcatcctggaatgaacaTCATGGATGGGTTCACTTTGCCATCATACCCTGGGATTCGCATATGTGAACCTGGATCTTCTACACAAGTCCCAACTGTAAGTGTGAATGTGTTCTTGAAAGGGATTAAATTTTGTCTGCCAAGATTATGTTTTCAGATTTTGTAA
- the LOC130716813 gene encoding uncharacterized protein LOC130716813 encodes MDPTKTATPSSKPNDNTPLCTPVPPIDPLYIPSWLLSLFGPAVTESLSYMEAAVACYIFKRCTAGSADSKETIIKPILNNVDGTRRIMQFLKPKKSVDQEIINLTACMLTYTERAFNKNQTTWFLPTYFSQYILGWTTHPRSMTIHQQRSFMGKIEVLTKVFVPMNDNNEHWYLIVFDFENQEVVLLDSFPQSDRLQYRITDAKLVALYMEVMLRDSTFYQLETTPRPRCSQFRVVIPQGLPAQRANSNDCGIWVASWMKDSRRCGYNLQVSYFSETLTIVL; translated from the exons ATGGATCCCACCAAGACAGCAACTCCTTCATCAAAACCAAATGACAACACTCCTTTGTGCACTCCAGTCCCTCCAATTGATCCATTATATATTCCCTCT TGGCTGCTTAGCTTGTTTGGACCTGCTGTGACAGAGTCCCTAAGCTACATGGAGGCTGCTGTGGCTTGCTATATCTTTAAGAGGTGTACTGCTGGAAGTGCAGACAG CAAGGAGACAATCATCAAACCAATCCTGAATAATGTTGATGGTACTCGCCGCATTATGCAATTCCTGAAGCCCAAAAAGAGTGTTGACCAAGAAATCATAAACTTGACTGCCTGCATGTTGACATACACTGAAAGAGCCTTCAACAAGAATCAAACCACTTGGTTCTTGCCTACTTACTTCTCA CAATACATCCTTGGTTGGACAACCCATCCCCGAAGCATGACTATCCATCAGCAAAGAAGCTTCATGGGAAAGATAGAAGTCTTGACAAAA GTGTTTGTGCCGATGAATGACAACAACGAGCACTGgtacttgattgtgtttgactttGAGAATCAAGAAGTAGTCCTATTAGACTCGTTCCCTCAATCTGATAGGCTACAGTATAGGATAACAGATGCAAAGCTAGTT GCACTCTACATGGAGGTCATGCTCAGGGACAGCACATTCTACCAGCTTGAAACAACTCCAAGGCCACGTTGCTCCCAGTTTAGGGTTGTCATACCCCAGGGATTACCAGCGCAGAGAGCTAATTC AAATGATTGTGGCATTTGGGTCGCATCTTGGATGAAGGACAGTAGAAGATGTGGTTACAATCTTCAGGTTTCTTACTTTTCTGAAACTTTAACAATTGTGCTCTGA
- the LOC130717477 gene encoding protein FAR1-RELATED SEQUENCE 5-like: MESNVQSGENGEEEAHVSLGNNGHELSEENGGSTGVEDEDDDGAVYEKSILDLTEDDIMGMEFDSEEDAIKFYERYGQCYGFGVRKDNVYRSAKGYIVTRQLVCSKEGVRHRKYVQRRDRVRVSKGITRVSCPARFRVRFESNSGKWKVAYFVKNHNHVLAPVDKVHLISSFRHLNDSDKAQINSLKLHGVRTCNIMGLMLGQKGSHEALGFTKKDLFNHIDKEKRIRVGNGDAVAALSYFQAKAEGDPMFFSKYTKTEDENLKDLFWSDGVSRVDYHAFGDVIAFDSTYKRNKYNKPLVIFCGYNHHGQTTVFACALVTDESIETYKWVLETFAECIFQKHPKGVVTDGDLAMKEAISCVFPNARHRLCGWHIQQKALQKLKNSDFLDDFKVLIYGNFNPDRFDHVWAKVMEKYGFGDDEW, encoded by the coding sequence ATGGAAAGTAATGTACAATCCGGTGAAAATGGAGAGGAAGAAGCCCATGTCAGTTTAGGTAACAATGGGCATGAATTATCTGAGGAAAATGGTGGTTCTACTGGAGTGGAGGATGAGGACGATGATGGTGCTGTGTATGAGAAGAGCATATTAGATTTGACAGAAGATGATATAATGGGTATGGAATTTGATTCTGAAGAGGATGCGATTAAGTTCTACGAAAGATATGGTCAGTGTTATGGTTTTGGTGTAAGGAAAGACAATGTCTATCGTTCTGCTAAGGGTTACATTGTTACTCGTCAACTGGTATGCAGCAAAGAGGGGGTGAGGCATAGAAAATACGTGCAGCGGAGGGACCGGGTTAGAGTTTCAAAGGGAATTACCAGGGTGTCATGTCCAGCTCGCTTCCGTGTTCGCTTTGAAAGCAACTCAGGTAAGTGGAAAGTTGCTTACTTTGTCAAGAATCACAACCATGTTCTGGCACCTGTGGATAAAGTCCACTTGATTTCTTCCTTTCGGCACCTCAATGATTCTGACAAGGCTCAGATTAATAGCCTTAAGCTACATGGGGTGAGGACTTGCAACATAATGGGCTTGATGCTGGGGCAGAAAGGTAGTCATGAGGCATTGGGTTTTACGAAGAAGGATCTGTTCAATCACATTGATAAGGAGAAGCGGATAAGGGTAGGAAACGGAGATGCAGTTGCTGCTTTGTCATATTTTCAGGCTAAGGCTGAGGGTGATCCAATGTTTTTCTCCAAGTATACTAAAACTGAAGATGAAAATCTCAAAGACTTATTTTGGAGTGATGGAGTGAGCAGAGTGGATTACCATGCTTTTGGCGATGTAATTGCCTTTGACAGCACCTATAAGAGGAACAAGTATAATAAGCCTCTTGTGATTTTCTGTGGCTACAATCATCATGGGCAGACAACAGTTTTTGCTTGTGCTTTGGTTACGGATGAGTCGATCGAGACTTATAAGTGGGTTTTGGAGACATTTGCTGAGTGTATTTTTCAGAAGCACCCGAAAGGTGTTGTTACAGATGGTGATTTAGCAATGAAAGAAGCAATAAGTTGTGTCTTTCCTAATGCCCGTCACAGGTTGTGTGGTTGGCATATTCAACAAAAAGCGCTACAGAAACTTAAGAATTCAGACTTTTTGGATGATTTTAAAGTTCTGATTTATGGCAACTTCAATCCGGATAGATTTGACCATGTTTGGGCTAAGGTTATGGAGAAGTATGGATTTGGTGATGATGAGTGGTGA
- the LOC130717478 gene encoding glucan endo-1,3-beta-glucosidase 11, producing the protein MDPPPSTFHRRCSTFIIIIFITAAGFVTRTESIGINYGQIANNLPSPEKVVSLVKCIGATKVKLYDADPRVLTAFAGTGVEFMVGLGNEFLSKMKDPKQAQAWVKSNIQPYLPATKITSIFVGNEVLTFNDTSLTSNLLPAMQGVHTALVNLGLDKQITVTTTHSLAVLETSYPPSSGAFRSDLAPCLAQILSFQVKTGSPFLINAYPYFAYKANPKQVPLDYVLFQPNQGTVDPGTGLHYDNMLFAQIDAVYAALSRLGCAKVPVHISETGWPSKGDDDEAGATVENAKRYNGNVIKMSSKKGTPLKPDADLNIYVFALFNENQKPGPASERNYGLFKPDGTLAYSLGLSPSSSSSPSPSTNATTGGGGGGRAPPLPPPTSSSGYLSISSAASSLERYCLLGPCLSFLVLLLVELMILRF; encoded by the exons ATGGATCCTCCTCCTTCTACATTCCACCGTCGCTGTTccaccttcatcatcatcattttcatcaCAG CTGCAGGATTTGTAACTAGGACAGAGTCAATCGGAATCAACTACGGTCAAATCGCCAACAACCTCCCCTCACCGGAGAAGGTGGTTTCGCTGGTGAAATGCATCGGCGCCACCAAGGTCAAGCTCTACGACGCCGATCCGCGCGTGCTCACGGCGTTCGCCGGCACCGGAGTGGAGTTCATGGTTGGCCTCGGCAACGAGTTTCTCTCCAAGATGAAGGACCCAAAGCAAGCACAGGCATGGGTGAAATCCAACATCCAACCTTACCTCCCAGCCACTAAAATCACCTCCATCTTCGTCGGCAACGAGGTCCTCACCTTCAACGACACCTCCCTCACCTCCAACCTCCTCCCCGCAATGCAGGGCGTTCACACCGCGCTCGTCAATCTCGGCCTCGACAAGCAAATAACCGTCACAACAACTCACTCCTTAGCTGTTTTAGAAACCTCCTACCCTCCTTCCTCCGGAGCATTCCGTTCGGACCTCGCTCCGTGTTTAGCACAGATCCTGAGTTTCCAG GTTAAGACCGGGTCACCGTTCCTCATCAACGCGTACCCATACTTTGCTTACAAGGCGAATCCGAAGCAGGTTCCGTTGGACTATGTTCTATTTCAGCCGAATCAGGGGACAGTGGATCCCGGCACTGGACTTCACTACGACAACATGCTGTTCGCGCAGATCGACGCGGTTTACGCGGCGCTTAGCCGGTTGGGGTGCGCGAAGGTGCCGGTGCACATCTCCGAGACGGGGTGGCCATCGAAAGGGGACGACGACGAGGCCGGCGCGACGGTTGAGAACGCAAAGAGGTACAACGGGAACGTGATCAAGATGAGCAGTAAGAAGGGGACGCCGTTGAAGCCTGATGCTGATTTGAATATTTACGTTTTTGCCCTCTTCAATGAGAACCAAAAACCAGGACCTGCCTCGGAAAGGAACTATGGGCTCTTTAAGCCTGATGGTACCCTTGCTTATTCACTTGGTTTATCtccgtcttcttcttcttcgcctTCTCCTTCAACCAACGCCACcaccggtggtggcggtggtggtcgcGCACCGCCGCTCCCACCACCCACCTCCTCCTCCGGTTACTTGTCCATTTCTTCAGCTGCATCCTCACTG GAGAGATACTGTTTACTTGGGCCTTGCTTATCCTTTCTGGTGCTGTTGCTGGTGGAGCTGATGATTTTGAGGTTTTGA
- the LOC130717476 gene encoding protein FAR-RED IMPAIRED RESPONSE 1-like isoform X1, with product MYGMKEMWATAFMRDKFFAGIRTTSMCEGINSFIKSYVQCKNSLIDFIHNFERAVKEYRHNELVADFNTMYTEPLPTTSLGYIERGFSHKLTRSMFNEVKTQIQYVGGLNIIQRTEVNDVVMVKMNKALYERREYVVLYDKNSSKFVCDCGHFEYYGIPCSHMICAMRNERLAEVPDSLICKRWSRTAKVDYMNQINDTVTGNDSKKLAMLRRGVLSAACNILSEIACENVNDFSQVLQDIYKLADSVQRRRVGNKTIRTGPFLIGDPTVVITKGRKKKGGKKTRLCSRCRMPGHTIRTCPEMREGQGVGSHDTAMSDSSVELDDVDEVLPYNVTMPGVSSLEVAGKGKGKDQSVNEACSQDLNYPFMTPLTQEYFHPGMNIMDGFTLPSYPGIRICEPGSSTQVPTVSVNVFLKGIKFCLPRLCFQIL from the exons ATGTATGGGATGAAAGAAATGTGGGCAACTGCATTTATGAGGGACAAATTCTTTGCAGGCATAAGAACCACGTCAATGTGTGAAGGGATCAATTCATTCATCAAGAGCTATGTTCAATGTAAAAACAGTTTGATTGATTTCATTCATAATTTTGAGAGGGCTGTGAAGGAGTACCGACACAATGAGTTAGTTGCTGATTTTAACACAATGTATACAGAACCTTTGCCCACTACTTCCCTTGGTTATATTGAGCGAGGTTTCTCCCATAAATTGACAAGGAGCATGTTCAATGAAGTTAAAACTCAGATTCAATATGTGGGTGGCTTAAATATTATCCAAAGGACTGAGGTCAATGATGTGGTGATGGTGAAGATGAACAAGGCTTTGTATGAAAGGCGTGAGTATGTGGTGTTATATGACAAGAATTCTTCAAAGTTTGTGTGTGATTGTGGTCACTTTGAGTATTATGGAATTCCTTGTTCTCACATGATATGTGCAATGAGAAATGAGAGACTGGCTGAAGTTCCTGATAGTCTTATTTGTAAACGGTGGTCAAGGACGGCTAAGGTGGACTACATGAATCAGATTAATGACACTGTTACTGGCAATGATTCAAAGAAATTGGCGATGTTAAGGAGGGGTGTGCTTTCTGCTGCTTGCAACATACTAAGTGAAATAGCTTGTGAGAATGTGAATGATTTCTCTCAAGTCTTGCAGGACATATATAAGTTGGCTGACAGTGTTCAAAGGCGTAGGGTGGGAAACAAAACCATCCGCACTGGACCATTCTTGATTGGTGATCCCACTGTGGTGATCACAAAGGGGCGCAAGAAGAAAGGTGGGAAAAAGACAAGGTTATGCTCAAGATGCAGAATGCCTGGTCATACAATTCGCACATGCCCGGAAATGCGTGAAGGTCAAGGAGTTGGTTCCCACGACACTGCTATGAGTGATTCATCTGTGGAGCTTGATGAT GTTGATGAGGTATTGCCATATAATGTAACTATGCCTGGAGTCTCCTCACTTGAAGTTGCTGGAAAAGGCAAAGGCAAG GATCAGAGTGTTAACGAAGCTTGTTCTCAAGATTTGAATTATCCTTTTATGACTCCTTTGACCCAGGAGTAttttcatcctggaatgaacaTCATGGATGGGTTCACTTTGCCATCATACCCTGGGATTCGCATATGTGAACCTGGATCTTCTACACAAGTCCCAACTGTAAGTGTGAATGTGTTCTTGAAAGGGATTAAATTTTGTCTGCCAAGATTATGTTTTCAGATTTTGTAA
- the LOC130717476 gene encoding protein FAR1-RELATED SEQUENCE 5-like isoform X3 has translation MYGMKEMWATAFMRDKFFAGIRTTSMCEGINSFIKSYVQCKNSLIDFIHNFERAVKEYRHNELVADFNTMYTEPLPTTSLGYIERGFSHKLTRSMFNEVKTQIQYVGGLNIIQRTEVNDVVMVKMNKALYERREYVVLYDKNSSKFVCDCGHFEYYGIPCSHMICAMRNERLAEVPDSLICKRWSRTAKVDYMNQINDTVTGNDSKKLAMLRRGVLSAACNILSEIACENVNDFSQVLQDIYKLADSVQRRRVGNKTIRTGPFLIGDPTVVITKGRKKKGGKKTRLCSRCRMPGHTIRTCPEMREGQGVGSHDTAMSDSSVELDDVDEVLPYNVTMPGVSSLEVAGKGKGSEC, from the exons ATGTATGGGATGAAAGAAATGTGGGCAACTGCATTTATGAGGGACAAATTCTTTGCAGGCATAAGAACCACGTCAATGTGTGAAGGGATCAATTCATTCATCAAGAGCTATGTTCAATGTAAAAACAGTTTGATTGATTTCATTCATAATTTTGAGAGGGCTGTGAAGGAGTACCGACACAATGAGTTAGTTGCTGATTTTAACACAATGTATACAGAACCTTTGCCCACTACTTCCCTTGGTTATATTGAGCGAGGTTTCTCCCATAAATTGACAAGGAGCATGTTCAATGAAGTTAAAACTCAGATTCAATATGTGGGTGGCTTAAATATTATCCAAAGGACTGAGGTCAATGATGTGGTGATGGTGAAGATGAACAAGGCTTTGTATGAAAGGCGTGAGTATGTGGTGTTATATGACAAGAATTCTTCAAAGTTTGTGTGTGATTGTGGTCACTTTGAGTATTATGGAATTCCTTGTTCTCACATGATATGTGCAATGAGAAATGAGAGACTGGCTGAAGTTCCTGATAGTCTTATTTGTAAACGGTGGTCAAGGACGGCTAAGGTGGACTACATGAATCAGATTAATGACACTGTTACTGGCAATGATTCAAAGAAATTGGCGATGTTAAGGAGGGGTGTGCTTTCTGCTGCTTGCAACATACTAAGTGAAATAGCTTGTGAGAATGTGAATGATTTCTCTCAAGTCTTGCAGGACATATATAAGTTGGCTGACAGTGTTCAAAGGCGTAGGGTGGGAAACAAAACCATCCGCACTGGACCATTCTTGATTGGTGATCCCACTGTGGTGATCACAAAGGGGCGCAAGAAGAAAGGTGGGAAAAAGACAAGGTTATGCTCAAGATGCAGAATGCCTGGTCATACAATTCGCACATGCCCGGAAATGCGTGAAGGTCAAGGAGTTGGTTCCCACGACACTGCTATGAGTGATTCATCTGTGGAGCTTGATGAT GTTGATGAGGTATTGCCATATAATGTAACTATGCCTGGAGTCTCCTCACTTGAAGTTGCTGGAAAAGGCAAAG GATCAGAGTGTTAA
- the LOC130720789 gene encoding uncharacterized protein LOC130720789 — protein MASQSFTSPRSGNFVNDGRRCKCGVYPTLKTSWTKFNYGRTFYQCPTGGCNYFDWAEGPTQAVDEVPQMNHSTVSNSQSNKETTAAQIEEATFKVLLADARRREEAYEQVIRGTWVFVLVCIVLVIVAIAFASKMG, from the exons ATGGCCTCCCAATCATTTACTTCCCCTAGATCTGGAAATTTTGTTAATGATGGAAGGCGTTGCAAGTGTGGTGTTTATCCGACCCTTAAGACGTCATGGACTAAGTTCAACTATGGGCGCACTTTTTATCAATGCCCTACTGGG GGGTGCAATTATTTTGATTGGGCTGAAGGTCCTACTCAAGCTGTGGATGAAGTACCTCAAATGAACCATTCTACTGTGAGTAATTCACAAAGTAACAAGGAGACCACTGCTGCTCAGATTGAGGAAGCCACTTTTAAAGTTTTGCTAGCTGATGCAAGGAGGAGGGAGGAAGCTTATGAGCAGGTTATTAGGGGCACTTGGGTGTTTGTTTTGGTTTGTATTGTGCTTGTGATTGTTGCAATAGCTTTTGCAAGCAAAATGGGTTAA